CAAGTGATTGGTGTATGGCATTAAAATAGGAAAGAAGAGCAACAGTTTAATTGTGACTGACAGCACAGTATCATATTATTCTTTAGAATGTTTAAggtcaacaaacaaaaacataaataattgaaatttcaaaattaaaagtaaagcaacaacaacaaaacctttAAAATCGATAACTAACGAAAAATGTTACCGAAATCAAATATCTTAGAACTCAATCCACTtgacttactgataccacttttttggatagtcaatcctcactacagaAAAATTGTGCGGGTGGGTCTTGAACCCCAGTTCTGCCATGTGCCAGCGTAGAATTCGTCTCTCAAtttagaatttatttattaacagaATCAACGCTTTCGTAGACAACATTATATCTTCACCCGTTTCGACAGTGATTCCGATGTGCTGAGAAATTCACAATGTTATTTCATAACTTTGTTGAAGGAATTTAATATTGTATAAGCTGCAACCGTGCGCAACATTCAGCTTGCAGATactaattaaattttgctttcttcttctgccaATCGCTATCCTGCAGAGTCCAGCCACATCGCTTCGTCCGGGCTAACGGCAGCAGGCACCGATAGCACCGAAGGTCCAGCCATCATCTCCCAGAACGCCACCGTCACTAACCCGACCGTCACAACCGACGCAGACAAGAAGAGTGCCGCCCCGGGCAGTGTCACGAGCATGGACTCGATGAATAATGTAGTGACGACGACAACCACCGTGACCGCCATCGCCAGCACCGTGCATCAGCTCATACCGTCTTCCGCCGCTGCCGCCACCATCACATCCATATCCACCGCCGCCACAGCACCGAATGGTGGCAAAGTAGCGCCACCGGCATTCTCACGACTACCACCGGATGGGCATGAGTTCCCGCCGAACTTTACCGAACCTtccactgctgttgctgcggacACTGGTGCCAGTGTCAACAGTGTCAACGGGAACGTTCCCAACACGGGTCCGGTGGCCGCGATGACGCTAATGAACGGTGCACCGGTACTCGCCAAATCGCACGACAAACATTCCAGGTCCGTATGACGGTTGTGTGAGGTCACATGATTGAGGAACGGAACGGATAAAACAATCTTTCTTTCCTTGTCTTATCTATCTTTCAGTTTCAATGATGATCTGCCCGATCTGCCAAAAAGTCATCCACCACCGGTACCTCGCAAGATGACCGGACACACACCCGCCGGGGACACCGGTTTCCGCAAACCACCACCCTTCCCAACACGCAGTTCCTCGATCGCCGAGTCAATGCTCAGCCGGAAGGAACTCCCGCAAGCCTACCAATCGCTGCAGAGCGTGTTCGAACAGCGCCGTCGTTCGGTGGACGTGCCCGATCATCAACTTCACCAGGGCAAACCGCCCGCAGCCCCACAGCAAACGGGCCGGATATCGCTGGTCGGATCAAACTGGCGAAAGGATGAGAAATCGGAAAAGAGCGTACGGGACAAGATCGCTATGTTTTCCAGTGCGGCCGATGCGGAAGGAGCCGTACTGCCGGTACCACAGCAGCACGCTAGCACAGCTCCGGCAACGACGCCACGAAAGTTTAGCAAAGATTTCACCAAAAGTTCAGAGAACTTGCTCGGTTCTTCGCGAGACATTTCCACCTCGAAGAAGTCCGTTGAAGCGATCGAAACGTACGCGACCCTTCGCAAGAAGGCACACAGTGTGGAGCACCTGGACGAGGTAGATCGAGGCATATCGTCGATCACGACAATGGCGACGATCGCCACCACGGACAACACAACACCGTACAAAGCTAAGTTTAGCTTGGAAACCTCCAAACCGGTTGTGCTCGGTAAGGCGTACAGTGTGGAGAATCTAAACCCAATGAACAGGACCGAATCGATCAAACCGTTGGTCGGTTCTTCGAATGGAGCTGGTGGTGTGGATGGGTCGAAAGTGCTCGCCCGCACGACAAGCTTCTCGGGATATTCGAATGGAAACAGTCTCGCATCGATTGGTAGCAACAACAGTGCCACCAGCACGGACGATCGCTGGAAGTCCTCCATCTCGAACCTGCTAGAACAGCGCAAAAAGTCAATGTCGAAGTTGCGCGGACTCGTCATCCCGGAGAAGGTCCCCGAGACGGAGGTGTTGCCCGAATCGCGTATCATCGGATTGCCCATCATCAAGAGCAAGGATTCGGAAATCATTCTCTCGTCCGGTGTCATTTCCAAATCGACCCCCTCCGTTGAACCTCCGGCAGTGGCACTTTCTTACAGTCGCAAAACGAGCACACTTCCAATGCCACCCAAAACGAGCCTGAGTTCCTTGACAGGACCTTCGCCAGCGGTTGCGCTGAGATCGTCCACCACACGCCAGCAAAGTGCCGATCCGAAGATGTTCGAATCGGAATCGGAGCTGGCAGTGCCAACGTTCCGGAAGCCACTTCCACCGATGCCACCGGTGAAACCTCCCCGCACGTCACTCGTTTATCCACCGAAAAGTGGATCCTCGGATTGTTTGCGCAGCACGGAGGATGAGAGTGGTGACGATAGTGATTCGGTGTTGAGTTCTCGTGTGTCCTCACCACCGGTTTCGCCCGTTGCACCAGCTCCACCCGTAGAGAAGTACGCACTCACGCGTACACTTAGCTCGGAAACGAACACATCGATTACGAGTTCGAATTCGACCCTAACGTCCAGCTCCGGATCGCAGGCTAGCTGTAGCTCGGTTGGCAGTACACCAACGGTCGACATTAGCCGAAAGCTCTCAAAGTCTTCCTCATCTGAAGCGTCCATGAACCGCAAGAATGTGCTCGCTTCGGCCAAGTGCCGTAATGGGCGTGGAGATCTTAAGATTGAAGATGTAGGAGCTTTCGGAAATGGTACGAAGTCGAAGCGGTACGAGGATGGGGACAGTACCGATGGATACGAGGAGGAAGAACGCAGAAAGTCAAAGTCCAAACCAAGAAGCTCGCTCACGAATGGTTCGTTGGGATCTTCGGCTAAACAAACCGCTTACGAGCAGGACAAGAAGGAACTAACCCACTATAAAGTGGTGGACAGTGTCGATAGCATCGTCGATAAGGTGATAAAGGTGGCGTCATATGTGGAAGTTGTGTCCGATCTGGAGGATAACGCGATCGTCGAGGATCCGATCGTTGCATCGGCAATCCCGCTACCCTTGGCTGAGAAACCACAGACGACGATCGTGCCTGAACAACCGAAAAAGATCTCACGCGATGCACCAAACGGTTCCGGTTCGATGTCGGATCTTGCCAAATGGGTTCGCCATGAAGCAGCCCGTACGATCACCTCCCACAAAGAACCGGAACCAGCGCCAGTGTTTGCTGGATTGCGCgcggagaagaaaatgtcacCTCCAAACTTGCCACGATCGGTCCCAACAGCCGAACCCTCCCCAGCACCAGTTCCGGTTCGACGCGAGCTTCGTTCGTCGGTCGAAACGAAGAAGCTAAATTTGGCCGAAATTCGTAAGTCATTCGAATCGAAGTCCGCCAACAGTACGGTGATACCGACACCGGTTAAACAGCCTGCGAGAGATACCCCGGTAGTAGCACAGCAAGCTACCGTGCCGAGCACGGTCAATAGCCCTCCGGTACATGCGAcaccaaaaaccacaaacggGCACGATCGTTTCTCGTCCTGGGATTCGTTGGCGTCCTCCTCGTCTGGAGTTTCCTCGCTCCAAACGAACAGTCTCGGGCTGGGCAGTGTCGCTCCGAACTGTACCGGATCGTCGCAAACGCTTCAGAGTACACCTTCGGATTATGGCAGCTTTTCGTCGCTGGGAAGTAGTCACAGTTTGATCACACCGCAGGACTTGCAGTTGATCATTGAAGAGGCAGATCCACCGTTAGCGACGCCGGAAGCGTTTGTCGTCGTGCTGCAGCGTGAAACGCCCGAGAGCAGCATCGGAATCACGCTGGCCGGTGGTTCCGATTATGAGGCGAAGGAGATTACGGTAAGGGCAAACTGGAATTTTCCGGAGCGTTGCCTTTGGATTAATTCTTATTCCAATTTCTTTTGATATAGATCCATAAAATTCTCACCAACTCACCCGCTGACCGGGACGGACGGTTGAAGAAGGGCGATCGTATCCTTTCGATCAACGGGCTCAGCATGCGAGGCCTCACGCACCGCGAGTCACTCAGCGTACTTAAGGTACGTATACGGATATGTTCTTCAAGTGAACCTTTACTTAAattctcgtttttttccttataGACACCACGACCGGAAGTGGTCATGGTTATCACCCGATCGAAGTCTCTCGTACTCGATACGCTAACGAAGCTAAAGCGACCCTCGATGGGTTCGCTCAGTTCGCTGGCGGAGAAGAGTGAGATTGCGACGGAGTACGAGCGGAAGCTCAAGATCCAACACAAAGCGTCCCGTTCGTTGGATCTCGACCATATGGATGTGGCATCGAATGAAGGTGAGAAGAACAGTAGTTTTTGGGGTTGACGAGGTTGATAATAATGCTTGTTTTTCTGGAATTTTCATACATCAGCTGAAAGTGTATTCGATGGTACCGCATCCGAGGATGGTCTCCTGTCGGCAGACGATGTGTCCAAATGTTCCTCTAGCAATGCTACTGACAACGGTATGTACTTTATTTGTATACTAGAACAATTTGATGTGTCATTCGAGATTCACTAGCTTCAGTCCAGTCCTTTAGCTAGCTTCTGCTCCATTTACGTTACATTGAACTGGAAATAAGCTATGAAAAGCCATAACGATCTCTGCGCTTGATGTCAATCAAACCCTTCTAAACACCCTTTTCTCACCCTCTTTATCCAAACAGCGTCCTACTCCACCGCGGAAGTCCCGGACGGTTGTCGCATGGTCGAAATCAACAAGGACGGTGCCGGTCTCGGCTTCTCCATCGAGGGTGGTTACGATTCACCGACCGGCAACAAGCCGTTAATCATCAAGAAAATCTTCATGGGTAAGCGCTTGGGCTCTGGATGCCGCTCAAATCCTCCAGCTACTCACGGTTCGATTCTGTCTCTTGCAGGTGGTGCCGCCGAAAAATCAGGCCTGCTGCATGCCGGCGAAGAGATTGTTGCCATTAATGATATCTCGATCGCGAAGATGACGCGGATACAGGTGTGGAACATGATGAAGAAGCTCCCGAACGGTGGCGTACGCATTACGCTCAAGTGAACGTGGATCTGGGGAGCGTAAGAagtactaaaacaaaaaaccccctcACCCTGTACACtagcttattttattgtacTACTATGCCCCCTTATACATATGCATACATATACGTTTTATATAATAcatacatataaatatttactccttattttatttgtaaactTATGCAAATTGcttgttatgttttttccttccctttttccccttttgcttcgttttaaacatataaaatatgaaaaatactGCAGAGCTAATACAAAAATTCGTAAtggagacaaaaaaaggatggaaaaaggCAAAGTCCGGAAATTGGGcaataaggataaggatacgAATTGAAGAGGCCGCCGCGCTCGTAAAACTACACGTTACATTCTCACATTCGATGCATTTAAACGCAGTTTTTAACATATCCGGTTAAATACAACGCAAACTTGCATgtactcgcacacacacacacagcacacgggCGGAAACGAACGCTGCAGTATTTTTGAGTAGAAAGAAATGCGATGCACTCTTATACTAACCAATAGAttacataaaaacacatttatagCTGTTCTAGTAGTGCCGTTTGTTTATGAGCTtcgtaaacaaaaatgtacatTGAATTCGATTCACAGATTTGCGTAAACTGATTCTAATTTAACCTAATGTAGTgtaagagaaacaaaaacaatggaaGAAAATCCACTCATAACTCCAGAAGTGATTAAACCGTTAGACACAATTACCCAAATTGCTTGCCCTGTTAGTAGCGTGTTGCCTTCGCTTCCTGTTCCTGGTTTATTATTCTTGTTTAGTAACACAAGAAgcgaagtaaaaaaatatatatcaaaagagatttaaaagaaaaagatccACGTTTGCAGTTTGCTATGGACTTGAAAGGTAGTTTTAATcggttgtttttaaataacttctcttcgtttaaaaagaaatgcaagctttgttttgttgcacacATTTCGCGGCCCCTTAACGGGAAACAAAATttcgttgtgtgtgttttgatcaatatttttaatagCTTATGCATATAATTAATGTTCTTAATTATTCTATTTgtagataaaacaaaatatatacGCTattcaataaagaaaaatcagtTACATTGATAttgggtttgattttttgatcCTGGAACTCCTGTAAGGAAGGATTCTGTATCCTTACAGAATTTGCCTTAGTTAAAATATCGTAGAATCCTTAATTATTTAGTTATTTCTCTTCAATCTGCAATGCAATTCACTCATCtcagaaagcaaaaagaaaatggaccgCAACCGTCTGTGGAAAAAATTGCAACCGAACCGGCACCAATTTCAAAATCtgagtatcaggagagcatccaaaagAAGAGGTAGCGTCGATCCCCCAGTTGGCACCAGGATCTGGCATATTTGCAACGAAAAACCAGCCAAATTTGAAATCCgtgtaacaggagagcatgaaaaTTAAGAGATAACAACGATCGTACGAGAAGCAAGCCTTCTCCTTCTCACGTATCGATCGAGGCGCTGTAATCGACACCGTATGTCtgccttctctttctctccgaTATACGCTTCGGTATCACTGAGTATCAGGATACGATCCTTTATCAGTAGTGGACAAATGGAACAGAACAAAGTAGGTGTGGCTATGATCGGATATCTCTCTCGTGGCTTTTCTCCCAAGAGAGAGAACTGATAAGACCGGATGACCCAAGTAGCAAAAGCGCATGCTAATCCACCAGCCAAGATactacctcctgatttggatgctctcctttTACAGGAGAATCAAATTTGAGCAGTTTTGTATGAAACAAATCATCTCCTGCGATACCAGAAAGTAGATAGAGATGATATCTCCTgttttggatgctctcctgttacccaGATTTGGAATTTTGGATCCGTGTTGGGGGACAAAATACCGGGTTGCAACAAAAATTTGCACCGAAAAACCAGTGAAATGTGATTCTCcggtaacaggagagcatgaaaaTTAGAAGATAACAACGATCGTACAAGAAGCAAGCCTTCTCCTTCTCGCGTACTGATCGACGCGCTGTTATCGACAACGTATGTCTgccttctccttctctttgTTATACACTCCGATGTCACTGAGTATTAGGATGCGATCCTTTATCTGTAGTGGAGTAATGAAACAGAAAGAAGTAGGTGTGGCTATGATCGGATATAAAAGGATCGCTCTCTCGTGGCTATTCTCCCAAGAGAGAGAACTGATAAGACCGAATGACCCAAGTAGCAAAAGCGCATGCTAATCCACCCGCCGAGATGCtgcctcctgatttggatgctctcctgttactcggATTTCAAATTTGACTGGTTTTTGGACGAAATTTGCCAGCTCCTGGAACCAGCTGGCGGATCAATGTTACCTTCTAATTTTCATGCTCTCTTGTTACCCGAATTTCAAAATCGAAACCATTTCGGATGGATGTTTTCGACGGCGGTGCGGAACAATTTGGTGAATTTGCGATGTTGATTTTCCTCCTCTTTTCTAGATTGAAGTATAACATTgaataattattaaacaaGTTATTATGATTTAATAAAAAGATTTATTAGGCTTCTACTTAACCAATTAGCTTATCGATTTTTATAATCGATCTTTGATGATatatttccatttattttgtgtaatatctttattttatatttatataccATGTGATATCTTTTGTTTCCATAAAACGCTATTTCTCAAGTGTGGCAGTGCctcggaaaagcaaaaaaatctttttcaacCTGATTTTCCGCCTGCAAAGGCCATTTAGAACGCTCCGCTAGCTAGCCATGTTCCCTTCGATTTACCAGCTGTTCACATTTTTAAGATGCGACAAAGTGAACCGTATCGTGGATGTCCATTAAGGGATGGAAGCTTTTCGAGAAGAATGATTATAATATTTATCTGGCAAATTTAAAAGTACTTCCCGCGAAACGCTTATTTACTTGTAAAATCGATTTTAAGTGTACCGTAACCGGAACTTCGGCAGGACACCATCTCGGAACCGTTTTAGCGCCTTAGCTTTAATCATGACTAATATTTTACACCTCGTTAAACACGGTCCGCGATCGCTTTAAAGCCAACGACGCCCACAGTCACCGGCTCATGGGGGGTAAATTCCAATCCGCCAACCTTTTGACTGAATGTGCGATATTGAGACACACATCAAAGGGAAAGTTCCCCAACTCCCTAAAGAGGGTTGCGAAAGGAGATGAGAAAGTATTACCAACATTGATTAGCTTTaggaaagttttttgaaaataaattcacgCCTTAGGCTTAACAGCAAACGTccaaggataaggataagttCTATTAAGAATACAGAACTTCCTcaatacaaaattaaaagtgCTAAACCTGTCTAAGATGATGGATAAGTTGAACCTAAAAAATTAGGTGTTGCATTTCTTCGTTATGTTTTCCATGTGTTtctggtttattttttccgaaaaagggaaattattGTACGAGAGAAAAAGCCTTACGGGAATACACATTAAATGTACATTAAATCGTGTCAATGCAGCCGTGTTTGGCCACCGTTAACGAACCACTCCCTTACTTCTTGCGCCCACCACCCTTACCACCCTTCATCTGTGCCCGGCGCGACTTCCCTGGTCGACTGTTTGCGCCCGCTTTGCCACCCTTCTTCCGTCCCTTCCCTCCACCCATGCTTCTTCGCGGGCCATCGTTAATGCACGATTCCTTCGTATTCTGCTTCATGCCCTTCTTACGTCCACCGAAACCAAACTTTGCATCACGTGCCTTCCGTTTCGCGCTTACCGTCTTGCCCTTCTTACCTTTGCCCGGCGCGTTGCCCGACTTCCGGAACTCACCCCGCggaccatcgtcatcgtccaGGAAGTCAAGGTTGGCCAGCTTACCCTTGCGGAACTTCTTAATGTCGCccaacatttttcttcgctccTCGTCGCGCTTCTCCGTCGCCTGGCGCTGTATCAGCTTGCCGATACGGCGCTGCTCCCGTAGCTGCCGAATGCGTTCCGACTTCGCGATACCTTCCTGCTTGTCGAGCAGCACCTTCCGGATGCGCTGCATGTGTTCGTCCGATTTGGCCATCTCGGCGAAATAATCGTCCGGCCGCTTGGTTGCGACGCCAAGGTCGTGCAGCTTCCTAATGCCCTCGACAGTGGCCGCCTGAGCCTGACGGTGGAACAGAATCTCGCGCTTGAAGTCGTTCAGCACGGTATCGGCTTCGGGCGCAACGTACGGTATCTTCCGGTTGCCCTTGAACTGGTTTTCACGCTTTTGCTCGTGCTTTTCGATTTGTATCGCCAGCTCGGGTGTGAGCGGAGCTAGATCGTTTACAAGATCCATACGCTCCAGCCACGGGACTTTGAGAACGCATGTCTCGAGTGCCGATTTCAGCTGTATCTTATCGTTCACCGGTGCCTTTTCTTTGCGCACTATCACATTTAGACCTGGTTTCAGCTCATTGCGAAGAAACGCTTGGCGTAGCTATAGAGTTGTTGTTACACACGACGGAACCGAACAGAGGAAacacaaaagaacaaaaagcatgataagtaaaagaagaaataaagcgCTTTACGATGACACTCTCCCTAAGGCAGACGCTTACCTCCTCATCCGAATCTTCCTCATCGGTAAAGCTTGCTTCACTATCGGTACTGTCTTCAAATTCTGCCCTTATATTATCCGGTATACGTTTCTTCGGCGCTTCCATAACCTAAACCacgtaaaagaaataataaaaaacgaaagaaacacGTGAAAAAACATTCCACTTTCTCCACACACCAACTCCGTACTGCAACACATACTTCCATCGGGTCCTCtatttccaccattttgtttAAAGTAATTTAAGACTTAACGAACGTAACAACTAATCTGAATGTACAGTTTATCGTTTGCAGCAGGGTAAATTCCTATTTTTCAACAGAAAAAGCCACAAATCGAATGCCGGCAGTATGCACAGCACGCGAGCACGTTTATTGTGAAGCGAGATAAACAAGCGATTTGACAGTTGTCGCGTCGGCGCGTGGCAAGTGAAACGACGTTTCGAAGCGCTACAAGGTTCCGAAGCTACGGGACTGTTGTAAGGTTCTGATTGCGAATCAAAAACAGGCATGTTTTTAATCGTCTTTTAgctcctttttgttttaagtaaAAAAGCGGGGAAAAACACTACactttttgaaataatttgaatattaatgaataaaaaaagcaaacaaaacataagaagcaaagtaaaattatcctttttttagaattaattgcgtttttttactagcaaaagaaaacattttacttttattttttacatatgGATAtgagctttaaaaaataatttgaatatttttaaaagatttcagGTAAAACATGTCAAACTATTTCATCTACATAGTctacaaaattcaaaacaatcatatttaaaaaaagcatttgcTCTAAGCTCGGCGTATACCTATCTATGGCGGtgattttgattgaattgaagttaagtttctttgaaaaattgattcaaaTGAAGTGTGTAACTACATTCACTGCAGTCTAACCTCCTACATTCTGCCATCCTCCAGAAAATCTCCCCTGATCGCATTAATCTGATCGGGAAGGATGCTCAATGAAC
This genomic window from Anopheles maculipalpis chromosome 2RL, idAnoMacuDA_375_x, whole genome shotgun sequence contains:
- the LOC126567784 gene encoding pro-interleukin-16-like; translation: MEPRVIALKPKHAGLGTAAESSHIASSGLTAAGTDSTEGPAIISQNATVTNPTVTTDADKKSAAPGSVTSMDSMNNVVTTTTTVTAIASTVHQLIPSSAAAATITSISTAATAPNGGKVAPPAFSRLPPDGHEFPPNFTEPSTAVAADTGASVNSVNGNVPNTGPVAAMTLMNGAPVLAKSHDKHSSFNDDLPDLPKSHPPPVPRKMTGHTPAGDTGFRKPPPFPTRSSSIAESMLSRKELPQAYQSLQSVFEQRRRSVDVPDHQLHQGKPPAAPQQTGRISLVGSNWRKDEKSEKSVRDKIAMFSSAADAEGAVLPVPQQHASTAPATTPRKFSKDFTKSSENLLGSSRDISTSKKSVEAIETYATLRKKAHSVEHLDEVDRGISSITTMATIATTDNTTPYKAKFSLETSKPVVLGKAYSVENLNPMNRTESIKPLVGSSNGAGGVDGSKVLARTTSFSGYSNGNSLASIGSNNSATSTDDRWKSSISNLLEQRKKSMSKLRGLVIPEKVPETEVLPESRIIGLPIIKSKDSEIILSSGVISKSTPSVEPPAVALSYSRKTSTLPMPPKTSLSSLTGPSPAVALRSSTTRQQSADPKMFESESELAVPTFRKPLPPMPPVKPPRTSLVYPPKSGSSDCLRSTEDESGDDSDSVLSSRVSSPPVSPVAPAPPVEKYALTRTLSSETNTSITSSNSTLTSSSGSQASCSSVGSTPTVDISRKLSKSSSSEASMNRKNVLASAKCRNGRGDLKIEDVGAFGNGTKSKRYEDGDSTDGYEEEERRKSKSKPRSSLTNGSLGSSAKQTAYEQDKKELTHYKVVDSVDSIVDKVIKVASYVEVVSDLEDNAIVEDPIVASAIPLPLAEKPQTTIVPEQPKKISRDAPNGSGSMSDLAKWVRHEAARTITSHKEPEPAPVFAGLRAEKKMSPPNLPRSVPTAEPSPAPVPVRRELRSSVETKKLNLAEIRKSFESKSANSTVIPTPVKQPARDTPVVAQQATVPSTVNSPPVHATPKTTNGHDRFSSWDSLASSSSGVSSLQTNSLGLGSVAPNCTGSSQTLQSTPSDYGSFSSLGSSHSLITPQDLQLIIEEADPPLATPEAFVVVLQRETPESSIGITLAGGSDYEAKEITIHKILTNSPADRDGRLKKGDRILSINGLSMRGLTHRESLSVLKTPRPEVVMVITRSKSLVLDTLTKLKRPSMGSLSSLAEKSEIATEYERKLKIQHKASRSLDLDHMDVASNEAESVFDGTASEDGLLSADDVSKCSSSNATDNASYSTAEVPDGCRMVEINKDGAGLGFSIEGGYDSPTGNKPLIIKKIFMGGAAEKSGLLHAGEEIVAINDISIAKMTRIQVWNMMKKLPNGGVRITLK
- the LOC126568336 gene encoding probable rRNA-processing protein EBP2 homolog; the encoded protein is MEAPKKRIPDNIRAEFEDSTDSEASFTDEEDSDEELRQAFLRNELKPGLNVIVRKEKAPVNDKIQLKSALETCVLKVPWLERMDLVNDLAPLTPELAIQIEKHEQKRENQFKGNRKIPYVAPEADTVLNDFKREILFHRQAQAATVEGIRKLHDLGVATKRPDDYFAEMAKSDEHMQRIRKVLLDKQEGIAKSERIRQLREQRRIGKLIQRQATEKRDEERRKMLGDIKKFRKGKLANLDFLDDDDGPRGEFRKSGNAPGKGKKGKTVSAKRKARDAKFGFGGRKKGMKQNTKESCINDGPRRSMGGGKGRKKGGKAGANSRPGKSRRAQMKGGKGGGRKK